Proteins encoded together in one Lycium ferocissimum isolate CSIRO_LF1 unplaced genomic scaffold, AGI_CSIRO_Lferr_CH_V1 ctg14655, whole genome shotgun sequence window:
- the LOC132042349 gene encoding zinc finger protein GIS2-like: MPTKRKATSGRRATIDATPGTNSQTPRVLILQFCNCRSSEPASSTTNVPARTSMRKRGFHNPICCKCNKRHQGVCRYGTHRCFGCGRQGHYLKDCPQVKQDNKGFSHPICSTCGKIHAGECRIGSDVCYNCGLQGHMQRECPSVKYNSNTKGGGAIRSPRPSIANSTTPFAARSTRALADQGTDRDEVLGLSGDQARYHDMVDRQDFDVPSHVS; the protein is encoded by the coding sequence ATGCCTACTAAGAGAAAGGCAACTTCGGGCCGGAGGGCTACCATTGATGCGACCCCAGGGACGAACTCTCAGACTCCGAGAGTTCTAATTCTTCAATTCTGCAACTGTAGGTCATCAGAACCTGCTTCAAGTACCACTAATGTCCCAGCTCGGACCAGTATGAGAAAGAGGGGTTTTCATAATCCTATTTGTTGCAAGTGTAATAAGAGACATCAAGGGGTGTGCCGCTATGGCACCCATAGATGTTTTGGGTGTGGCCGGCAGGGTCACTATCTGAAAGATTGCCCACAAGTGAAACAGGATAACAAAGGTTTTTCGCACCCCATTTGCAGTACGTGTGGAAAAATACATGCAGGAGAGTGTAGGATAGGTTCGGATGTGTGTTATAATTGTGGTCTCCAAGGCCATATGCAAAGAGAATGCCCTTCAGTCAAGTACAATAGTAACACTAAGGGTGGTGGTGCAATTCGTTCCCCCAGACCAAGCAtagccaattcaacaacaccgTTCGCAGCCCGTAGTACTCGGGCACTAGCAGACCAAGGCACTGATAGGGATGAAGTATTAGGATTAAGTGGGGATCAAGCACGTTATCATGATATGGTAGATCGCCAGGACTTCGATGTGCCGTCACATGTGTCATAG